A region of Labeo rohita strain BAU-BD-2019 chromosome 2, IGBB_LRoh.1.0, whole genome shotgun sequence DNA encodes the following proteins:
- the fuz gene encoding protein fuzzy homolog: protein MLQAETLQLLCLTASSGVPLFSRGSSKQLPFSIIGSLNGVHMFGAGHGAQLASCETDQESRVVWGVFQDSLMLIAVSGGGGSAISELQLHRLLENVWNCMVLVLGQDELANVRNVERLKRELRSCYRLIDMLLERINDDQGFMGDLTQCSDCLLPSHSSLLQEALDSFAQAAESEFGCLLVHGRVAQATEKWWSRLTSQEVVVLSVLVHSLSGASSCDYPVFLPQGSPTVAIRLLSFQLLPGVHVCILCGPKPSLCKAQNELIGRFWSTFAENLRSCLEQAERSTLPPSVNLRWDIQALLLINRESRRAVTVCPRVRSGAPSQATPLLSSARRLELLRLFYTFAVTRYFTSQETSVSSASTTSEDFSQGFTHVPVQCYLVTDECKCYALQNSQHQLFVLMDLSVPTFALRNVATQTLSAITAATGF, encoded by the coding sequence ATGCTGCAAGCAGAAACCCTCCAACTGCTGTGCCTCACAGCCTCCAGTGGGGTCCCTCTGTTCTCACGAGGCTCCTCCAAGCAGCTTCCCTTTTCCATCATCGGCTCCCTGAATGGTGTTCATATGTTTGGCGCCGGCCATGGGGCCCAGTTAGCGAGCTGTGAGACGGATCAAGAGAGCCGTGTGGTTTGGGGGGTCTTTCAGGATAGCCTGATGCTCATTGCGGTTAGTGGTGGCGGGGGCTCCGCCATCAGTGAGCTACAGTTGCACCGCCTGCTAGAGAACGTGTGGAACTGTATGGTCCTGGTTCTGGGACAGGACGAGCTGGCGAACGTACGCAACGTGGAACGGCTAAAACGGGAGTTGCGCTCTTGCTACCGCCTAATCGACATGCTCTTGGAACGCATCAATGACGATCAGGGATTTATGGGAGATTTGACGCAGTGTTCCGACTGTTTGCTTCCCTCCCACTCCAGCTTGCTTCAGGAAGCCCTAGACTCTTTCGCCCAAGCGGCAGAGAGTGAATTTGGCTGCCTGCTGGTGCATGGCCGCGTGGCGCAGGCCACGGAGAAGTGGTGGTCTCGACTAACGTCCCAGGAGGTTGTTGTGCTCTCAGTCTTGGTGCATTCACTTTCAGGTGCATCTTCATGTGACTACCCCGTCTTCCTGCCCCAAGGAAGTCCTACAGTCGCAATTCGCTTGCTCAGTTTCCAACTGCTTCCTGGGGTTCACGTGTGCATCCTCTGTGGCCCCAAACCCTCTTTGTGCAAGGCACAAAATGAGCTCATTGGTCGTTTTTGGTCCACTTTTGCGGAGAACCTGCGTAGCTGTTTGGAGCAGGCCGAACGCTCTACTCTTCCCCCATCTGTTAACCTTCGCTGGGACATCCaggctcttctgctcatcaaccGTGAATCTCGACGTGCCGTCACCGTCTGCCCTCGTGTGCGCAGTGGTGCTCCCTCGCAGGCTACGCCTCTCCTCTCATCAGCCAGGCGCTTGGAGCTCCTCCGCCTCTTTTATACATTTGCTGTGACTCGATATTTTACCTCTCAGGAGACCTCAGTTTCGTCAGCCTCAACTACCTCAGAGGATTTCTCTCAGGGCTTTACCCACGTCCCTGTGCAGTGCTACCTCGTCACAGATGAGTGCAAGTGTTATGCCCTGCAAAATTCCCAACACCAGCTCTTCGTCCTAATGGATCTCTCTGTCCCCACATTTGCCTTGCGTAACGTGGCTACACAGACTCTCTCAGCGATTACTGCTGCAACTGGTTTCTAG